One genomic region from Torulaspora delbrueckii CBS 1146 chromosome 4, complete genome encodes:
- the RMR1 gene encoding Rmr1p (similar to Saccharomyces cerevisiae YGL250W; ancestral locus Anc_3.577), whose product MDRENEVQVSLVDEDEDLLEYDDSVGGNESERTGRGSVNDAELGLVLDDRARAAAEMLLKKTPPCIYVSYEDDSFLLFDCGDDGEASMPIICDDNVELHASCNGLFTAVRKFLEKYYGSLPFLSKELLFDIPCLDITLCEDNAYNNQITFEDITTIFRILKERSEANSEANVPAHMEIEISVRPRFVSRYNALVELTQSTASLGNIRPFTNDKSHPVVLDDSTTVGLGGKPVVMNIDEEDVEEANGEHNQSHHEGAEDDSDELLEIVDE is encoded by the coding sequence ATGGATCGGGAGAATGAAGTCCAGGTGTCGCTTGTGGACGAGGACGAAGACCTGTTGGAATACGATGACTCCGTGGGTGGAAATGAGAGCGAGAGAACAGGTAGGGGTTCCGTTAACGATGCTGAATTAGGACTTGTATTGGACGATAGGGCCCGTGCAGCTGCTGAGATGCTACTAAAGAAGACACCGCCTTGCATATATGTGTCCTACGAGGATGATTCATTTCTGTTATTTGATTGTGGTGATGACGGCGAAGCCTCAATGCCTATTATATGCGACGACAACGTTGAATTACATGCTTCCTGCAATGGTTTATTTACCGCTGTGCGtaagttcttggagaagtACTATGGGTCTCTGCCGTTTCTGTCGAAGGAGTTGTTGTTCGACATTCCATGCCTTGATATAACACTGTGCGAGGACAACGCCTATAACAATCAGATTACATTCGAAGACATAACAACAATCTTTAGGATACTGAAGGAGAGATCAGAGGCTAACTCAGAGGCCAACGTTCCAGCACACATGGAGATCGAGATATCTGTGAGGCCTCGATTTGTTTCTAGGTATAATGCGTTGGTTGAGCTTACTCAGAGCACAGCTTCTCTAGGTAATATAAGGCCTTTTACAAATGACAAATCGCATCCTGTGGTTCTAGACGATAGCACTACCGTAGGCCTCGGTGGTAAGCCTGTTGTCATGaatatcgatgaagaagacgtGGAGGAAGCTAATGGGGAGCACAATCAGTCTCATCATGAAGGGGCGGAGGACGATTCGGACGAACTATTAGAGATAGTAGACGAATAG
- the HFM1 gene encoding DNA helicase (similar to Saccharomyces cerevisiae HFM1 (YGL251C); ancestral locus Anc_3.578), whose translation MFGPWKGENKRSRNECFTDVLLHSGSIQKKDSDSRSAFKVNVTYNSILDDEDEEDEVDKISSYASSAQTKDSAVDTLCVSRDDTQFSSLVCDDESSLQHHTKRRRVVKKKIVKESCLGVDVLPDSFQNSFPFRHFNRMQSEAFPSIYESDENCVVSSPTGSGKTVLFELAIMRLMRNLNQSAENIKILYIAPTKSLCCEKFKNWSPTFLNLTVGMLTSDTSFLETEKVKRCNIIITTPEKWDLLTRKWKDYSRMFELIKLVLVDEVHILRERRGATLEVVLTRMNLLCDNIRIIAVSATIPNVEDIAEWLKSKASCSVAKVLAFDDSYRQVSLERWVYGVAFNNKNEFQHDPLYNLKLPDIFRKHSKHRPVLIFCPTRASTISTAKYVAQNCYSFLQDRKEGQTCRFGDQALTDCFQNGVAFHHAGLSMGDRESVEQGFLNGTIKVLCSTSTLAVGVNLPAYLVIIKGTRMWNASVAQEYTQLDIMQMIGRAGRPQFEKDGCAVILTDSTMKSSYEKLLHGTDLLESSLHLELIEHLAAEISLSTVFSTQSAVTWLRNTFFYVRFKKNPMAYSEVNRLVKDGFEQDSQIFRFSNNLLNVLLEYGIVEEQNHLLASTPFGDAMARHYVLFESMKLFLTAKSGLSVEGILHLLTNAKEFADIRLRQKEKRLYKEINNSPLLKYPYRTEGKQSQTVTAANQKVSLIIQYELGGLEFPSYNGAFALHQSMAQDKMLVFRHCFRILKCIVDIFVEKKDGVSLKNALFLLRSVNGTCWEDSAMVLRQLKSIGLISVRKLVQKDIHTLQEFGNLSDQQIECYLGLKMGNGSKIRRDVELLPQLQLHCRMEDSRVDQLNAYVTFKVEISAKYRSAIWHGQSLSVDVEVLKATGELLDFRRISLKHLSSPRSFRVIALINSRYDEIEFTINCLEVAGLGEKTTVYAEKLLPSHFHAPPINTDGNARSSIDLLDEDFLEDSPLSDDSILQYLDENSKQPRSKRTPTVENLATNRRVRSNGNFECYHTCKDKTKCRHLCCKEGIPRDCLRGKKSTENHNMLPTHEVGWDYSVAGPKDTKDANASQLPNRTVRNLDRDDRFGSFPHNPLREDVPTTNTYTLMPCASVAAGYIRHSPSPRILTQIDEVQKVDLEFLGSDVELC comes from the exons ATGTTTGGGCCTTGGAAGGGGGAAAATAAGCGCTCCAGGAACG AATGCTTTACAGATGTCTTATTGCATTCAGGTTCAATACAGAAAAAGGACTCAGATAGCCGCTCAGCTTTTAAAGTCAATGTCACGTATAATAGCATTTTagatgacgaggatgaagaggatgaggTGGATAAAATTAGTAGTTATGCGAGTTCAGCCCAGACGAAAGATAGCGCTGTCGATACTTTGTGTGTGTCTCGAGACGATACGCAGTTTAGCAGTCTTGTATGCGATGACGAATCCTCACTACAGCATCATACCAAGAGACGGAGAGTTGTGAAAAAGAAGATAGTCAAGGAGAGCTGCCTCGGTGTGGATGTTCTTCCGGATTCGTTTCAAAATTCGTTTCCTTTTCGACATTTCAACCGAATGCAATCAGAGGCATTTCCTTCGATCTACGAAAGCGATGAGAATTGTGTAGTGTCATCTCCGACAGGATCAGGTAAAACTGTCTTGTTTGAGCTCGCTATTATGAGATTGATGAGGAATCTAAATCAATCGGCAGAAAATATCAAGATCCTGTACATTGCACCAACAAAGTCACTATGTTgtgaaaagttcaagaattggagCCCGACTTTCCTCAATCTCACGGTTGGGATGTTGACAAGTGATACCTCATTTTTAGAGACTGAGAAAGTCAAGAGGTgcaacatcatcattacAACCCCGGAAAAGTGGGATCTGTTGACAAGGAAATGGAAGGACTATAGCCGTATGTTTGAACTTATTAAACTAGTACTTGTCGATGAAGTACACATCTTGAGGGAAAGGCGTGGTGCCACCTTGGAAGTGGTCCTTACAAGAATGAATTTGTTATGTGATAACATTCGCATAATAGCAGTGAGTGCAACTATCCCTAACGTTGAGGATATCGCAGAATGGTTGAAGTCAAAGGCAAGTTGTAGCGTGGCAAAAGTTCTTGCCTTCGACGATTCTTACAGGCAAGTTTCGCTGGAGAGGTGGGTTTATGGAGTTGcgttcaacaacaaaaacGAATTTCAGCACGATCCCCTTTACAACTTGAAACTACCTGACATTTTCCGCAAACACAGCAAGCACCGACCCGTGCTGATCTTTTGTCCTACCAGGGCTTCCACTATATCGACCGCAAAATACGTTGCTCAAAACTGTTACAGCTTCCTACAAGACAGAAAGGAGGGACAGACATGTCGTTTTGGCGACCAAGCTCTAACAGACTGTTTTCAAAACGGGGTGGCGTTTCACCATGCTGGTCTCTCGATGGGGGACAGAGAAAGTGTGGAACAGGGGTTTTTGAATGGTACAATTAAAGTGCTGTGTTCAACATCCACTCTAGCAGTTGGGGTCAATCTGCCAGCCTACTTAGTCATAATAAAAGGCACTCGGATGTGGAATGCGTCAGTTGCTCAGGAGTATACCCAGTTAGACATCATGCAAATGATCGGGAGGGCTGGGCGTCCCCAATTTGAGAAGGACGGCTGTGCCGTTATCCTAACAGATTCAACAATGAAATCATCTTATGAGAAATTGTTGCATGGCACTGATCTACTCGAAAGCTCATTGCATTTGGAACTAATCGAACatttagccgccgagaTATCACTGTCTACCGTGTTCTCCACTCAAAGTGCAGTGACATGGCTACGGAATACCTTTTTTTACGTGCgcttcaagaagaatccCATGGCCTACTCTGAGGTGAACAGATTAGTGAAGGACGGATTCGAGCAGGATTCTCAAATTTTTCGTTTTTCCAATAATCTTCTGAACGTTTTGCTTGAATATGGTATTGTCGAGGAACAGAATCATTTACTGGCTTCTACGCCATTTGGTGATGCAATGGCACGTCATTATGTTCTATTTGAAAGCATGAAACTTTTCCTGACAGCCAAGAGCGGATTATCTGTTGAAGGTATTTTGCATCTTCTTACAAATGCTAAAGAGTTTGCAGATATACGTCTAAGACAGAAGGAGAAAAGATTGTATAAAGAGATCAATAACTCTCCACTGTTGAAATATCCGTATCGCACTGAAGGAAAGCAGAGCCAAACAGTGACTGCTGCAAATCAAAAGGTCTCCCTCATTATTCAGTATGAATTGGGTGGCCTTGAATTTCCGTCATATAACGGTGCTTTTGCTCTACATCAATCCATGGCCCAAGACAAAATGCTTGTGTTCAGGCACTGTTTTCGCATATTGAAATGCATAGTGGATATTTTCGtcgagaagaaagatggtGTCTCATTAAAGAATGCTCTATTTTTGCTTCGGTCTGTAAATGGGACCTGTTGGGAAGATTCCGCAATGGTTCTTCGACAGCTGAAATCCATCGGATTGATATCTGTACGCAAGCTTGTACAAAAGGATATTCATACTCTACAGGAGTTCGGTAATCTTTCAGATCAACAGATTGAGTGTTATTTGGGCTTGAAGATGGGGAATGGCTCCAAGATAAGAAGAGATGTGGAACTCTTGCCGCAACTGCAACTGCATTGCAGGATGGAAGATTCCAGggttgatcaattgaacgCTTACGTGACTTTTAAGGTCGAAATTAGTGCAAAATACAGGTCCGCAATATGGCACGGTCAAAGCCTGTCGGTTGACGTGGAAGTATTGAAAGCCACTGGGGAACTCCTGGATTTTAGGAGAATATCATTGAAACATTTGAGTTCACCACGCTCCTTCAGAGTTATTGCTCTCATCAATTCAAGATATGACGAAATCGAGTTTACAATCAATTGCCTAGAGGTTGCAGGCCTCGGTGAGAAAACAACGGTTTACGCTGAAAAACTGTTGCCCAGCCACTTCCACGCGCCGCCGATCAACACTGATGGAAATGCACGCTCTTCCATAGATCTTTTGGACGAGGATTTCTTAGAGGATTCGCCATTGTCTGACGACAGTATACTACAATATCTGGATGAAAACTCAAAGCAGCCTCGTAGTAAACGTACACCAACTGTTGAAAACCTAGCAACAAATCGAAGAGTCCGATCCAACGGCAATTTCGAGTGTTATCACACTTGTAAAGACAAAACAAAGTGTAGGCACCTTTGCTGCAAAGAAGGGATACCACGAGATTGTCTGCGGGGCAAGAAGTCAACGGAGAACCACAATATGCTTCCTACTCATGAAGTAGGCTGGGATTACAGCGTTGCCGGCCCGAAAGATACAAAGGATGCGAATGCATCTCAGCTACCAAATAGAACGGTTAGAAATCTGGACAGAGATGATCGATTCGGCAGCTTTCCCCATAATCCCCTCAGGGAAGATGTACCAACTACCAATACCTATACTCTCATGCCTTGTGCTTCAGTGGCTGCAGGCTATATTAGGCATTCACCATCTCCTCGAATACTAACacaaattgatgaagtacAGAAAGTGGACCTGGAATTTCTAGGCTCTGATGTCGAACTATGCTGA
- the RTG2 gene encoding Rtg2p (similar to Saccharomyces cerevisiae RTG2 (YGL252C); ancestral locus Anc_3.579), translating to MSAISDSDTETEVVSRNLCGVVDIGSNGIRFTISSKAKHHARIMPCVFKDRVGVSLFEVQYAANSLEKAPIPSDTIKEICSAMKRFKLICEDFGVPESSVRVVATEATREALNSQTFVDAIYDSTGWKAELLTRQDEGKIGAYGVISSFNTVSGLYMDMGGGSTQISWIKSINGEIRQSSTPVSLPYGAGALSRRLKLEDKRALFLEIKKAYSGAIEEIGIPQDMVDEAREKGGFDLFTTGGGLRGMGHLLLSQSKDYPIQTIINGFSCSYEELSAMCDYLFLKAKVPGSKDSKIFKVSDRRASQLPAVGLLMSAAFDSLPQIKTVHFSEGGVREGTLYSILPREIRAQDPLTIATRPYAPLLADKYLELLKSAVPEELFSDITYRRIAPALCNLAFVHASYPKELQPTAALHVATSGIIAGCHGLSHRARALIGIALCNRWGGELPDVEEDYMRSLEDIVLRDGNKFERRKIIWWTKYIGTIMFVICGVHPGGNIRDGVFNFNILQKDVPANDVKNLTIDEALTVPQSDNSPTVNGRGRREFDVVVRIGKDDLKTSASVRSRIITLQKKIRKLSRGSSEKVRVSVEFYDEH from the coding sequence ATGTCAGCGATTTCCGACAGTGATACCGAAACCGAGGTAGTCTCTCGAAACTTATGCGGTGTGGTGGATATCGGATCCAATGGTATAAGATTCACTATATCTTCCAAGGCGAAGCATCATGCTAGGATTATGCCGTGTGTATTCAAGGACAGAGTCGGTGTGTCTTTGTTCGAAGTCCAGTATGCAGCAAACTCATTAGAAAAGGCACCAATACCCTCCGATaccatcaaagagatcTGTTCAGCAATGAAACGTTTCAAGCTTATATGTGAGGATTTCGGTGTTCCTGAGTCTAGCGTCAGGGTAGTAGCAACGGAAGCTACTAGAGAAGCTTTAAATTCCCAGACTTTCGTGGATGCAATCTATGACTCAACTGGTTGGAAAGCGGAATTGTTGACCAGGCAAGATGAAGGTAAGATCGGTGCTTATGGTGTCATCTCCTCCTTCAACACCGTCAGTGGGTTATACATGGATATGGGAGGTGGAAGTACacagatttcttggattAAAAGTATCAATGGCGAGATAAGACAATCTTCAACTCCTGTTTCACTGCCTTACGGTGCTGGTGCACTTTCTCGTAGGTtaaaattggaagataagAGAGCTCTATTCCtagagatcaagaaagcaTACAGtggagcaattgaagagatcggCATTCCTCAGGATATGGTAGACGAGGCGAGGGAAAAGGGAGGTTTTGACTTGTTTACCACTGGTGGTGGTCTGAGAGGTATGGGACATTTGCTCCTCTCACAATCGAAAGATTATCCCATTCAAACGATTATCAATGGTTTCTCCTGCTCATACGAGGAGCTTTCGGCGATGTGTGACTATTTGTTTTTAAAAGCCAAAGTACCGGGTTCTaaagattcaaagatttttaAAGTCTCCGATAGGAGAGCCTCTCAACTTCCAGCGGTAGGTCTTTTGATGAGCGCAGCATTTGACTCTCTTCCGCAGATCAAAACAGTTCATTTCAGTGAGGGCGGTGTTAGGGAAGGTACTCTTTACTCCATTCTTCCCAGGGAAATACGTGCGCAGGATCCTCTTACCATAGCAACAAGGCCGTACGCTCCGCTACTAGCCGATAAGTACTTGGAACTGCTTAAAAGTGCTGTGCCGGAGGAACTGTTCAGCGACATCACTTATAGACGAATTGCTCCCGCCTTGTGTAACCTTGCATTCGTTCACGCTTCATACCCCAAGGAACTCCAACCAACTGCTGCACTGCATGTCGCAACTTCTGGTATCATAGCCGGTTGCCACGGCTTATCCCACAGGGCCCGTGCTCTGATAGGGATTGCTTTATGCAATAGATGGGGTGGTGAACTACCGGacgttgaagaagactaCATGAGATCGCTTGAAGATATCGTGCTTCGAGACGGCAACAAGttcgaaagaagaaagataatATGGTGGACCAAGTACATCGGAACCATCATGTTCGTTATTTGTGGTGTCCACCCTGGCGGGAACATCAGAGATGGTgttttcaatttcaacattcTGCAAAAAGATGTGCCCGCAAACGACGTCAAAAACCTCACGATAGATGAAGCACTTACGGTTCCTCAAAGTGACAACTCACCAACAGTCAACGGTCGCGGAAGGCGTGAGTTTGATGTTGTGGTTAGAATCGGTAAGGACGACTTAAAGACCAGTGCCTCTGTGCGTTCCAGAATCATAACTCTTCAGAAGAAAATCAGGAAATTATCCCGTGGCAGCTCGGAGAAGGTCAGGGTCAGTGTAGAGTTTTACGACGAGCATTAG
- the RPN12 gene encoding proteasome regulatory particle lid subunit RPN12 (similar to Saccharomyces cerevisiae RPN12 (YFR052W); ancestral locus Anc_3.580) — MVSLLDMMKSLCAAFSSQDYESCSKLLTPIKVELIKNNLLIPNLQSQSEAYINDLVIARKFLEIGALVSIYLLDFDSFQSFFVQARVYYFCSNPKLSESENKSKLISLYLLVLLSKGEITKFHSQLEYLSRNIGNFEEDELLSYPIKVEKLLMEGSYRKAFDLLEFGSKVPEFDVFTETLTNAIREEIARNTEMAYERLPLISVNALLFFNNDKESEKFALERGWKVEHGSVIFQEEDVAEMEVDKPSLIEKSLNYAINLETIV; from the coding sequence ATGGTTTCTCTATTggatatgatgaagagccTTTGTGCTGCATTTAGCTCACAGGATTATGAAAGTTGCAGTAAATTGTTGACGCCGATTAAAGTTGAATTaatcaagaataatttaCTCATCCCCAATTTACAGAGCCAGAGCGAGGCATACATTAATGATCTAGTTATAGCAAGGAAATTTCTGGAGATTGGCGCTTTAGTGAGTATTTATTTGCTAGATTTCGACTctttccaaagtttcttcgTTCAAGCTAGAGTCTACTACTTTTGTTCCAACCCCAAATTATCTGAATCTGAGAACAAGTCAAAGCTCATAAGTCTCTACCTTTTAGTGCTATTGTCCAAGGGGGAGATAACGAAATTTCACTCACAATTGGAATACTTGAGCAGAAATATTGGAAATTTcgaggaagatgagttACTGTCATACCCAATAAAGGTGGAAAAGCTCCTAATGGAAGGCTCCTATAGAAAGGCATTTGATTTGCTAGAGTTTGGTAGCAAAGTACCTGAGTTTGACGTCTTTACCGAAACATTGACGAACGCGATCAGGGAAGAAATTGCACGCAATACAGAGATGGCATATGAAAGACTACCTTTGATAAGCGTGAACGCTttattgttcttcaataatGATAAggaatctgaaaaatttgcaTTGGAAAGAGGTTGGAAAGTAGAGCACGGTTCAGTAATATtccaggaagaagatgtcgCAGAGATGGAAGTCGATAAGCCCTCTTTAATTGagaaaagtttgaattaTGCAATCAACTTGGAAACCATTGTTTAG
- the HXK2 gene encoding hexokinase 2 (similar to Saccharomyces cerevisiae HXK1 (YFR053C) and HXK2 (YGL253W); ancestral locus Anc_3.581) produces MVHLGPKKPPARKGSMADIPKDLMDQIHGLEVIFGTTPEKLRAVVKHFIGELNKGLSKKGGNIPMIPGWVMEYPTGTEKGDYLAIDLGGTNLRVVLISLGGDRTFDSTQSKYRLPDAMRTTQNHEELWAFIADCLEAFIIEQFPDGVKGNLPLGFTFSYPCSQSKINEGFLQRWTKGFDIPNVEGRDVVPLLQKHLEAKKLPINVVALINDTTGTLVASLYTDSETKMGVIFGTGVNGAYYDVCSGIEKLEGKLPADITPDMPMAINCEYGSFDNEHQVLPRTKYDVMVDEGSPRPGQQAFEKMSSGYYLGELLRLVLVDLHSQGFIFQGQDLTKLNTPYIMDTSYPSKIEDDPFENLEDTDDLFSKDLGIKTTSPERKLIRRLCELIGTRSARLSVCGIAAICQKRGYETAHIAADGSVFNKYPGFKERAAEGLKDIYGWKNVKPSEYPIKIVPSEDGSGAGAAIIAALTEKRLAAGKSVGVLESK; encoded by the coding sequence atggtTCATTTAGGTCCAAAAAAACCACCTGCCAGAAAGGGTTCTATGGCTGATATTCCAAAGGATTTGATGGATCAAATCCACGGTTTGGAAGTCATTTTTGGTACTACTCCAGAAAAATTGAGAGCAGTTGTTAAGCACTTTATTGGTGAGTTGAACAAAGGTTTGAGTAAGAAGGGTGGTAACATTCCTATGATCCCAGGTTGGGTTATGGAATACCCAACCGGTACTGAGAAGGGTGATTATTTGGCCATTGATTTGGGTGGAACTAATTTGAGAGTTGTTTTGATTAGTTTGGGTGGTGACCGTACTTTTGACTCTACTCAATCCAAGTACAGATTACCAGATGCTATGAGAACCACTCAAAACCATGAGGAACTATGGGCTTTCATTGCTGATTGTTTGGAAGCTTTCATCATCGAACAATTCCCAGATGGTGTTAAAGGTAATTTGCCATTGGGTTTCACTTTCTCTTACCCATGTTCTCAAAGTAAGATTAACGAAGGtttcttgcaaagatgGACCAAGGGTTTCGATATTCCAAACGTCGAAGGTCGTGATGTTGTGCCATTGTTGCAAAAACATTTGGAAGCTAAGAAATTGCCAATCAACGTTGTCGCTTTGATCAACGATACTACTGGTACTTTGGTCGCTTCTCTATATACTGATTCTGAGACCAAGATGGGTGTTATCTTCGGTACTGGTGTCAACGGTGCTTACTACGATGTCTGCAGTGGTATCGAAAAGTTGGAAGGTAAATTGCCAGCTGATATCACTCCAGATATGCCAATGGCTATTAACTGTGAATACGGTTCTTTCGATAACGAACACCAAGTCTTGCCAAGAACCAAGTACGATGTTATGGTCGATGAAGGTTCTCCAAGACCAGGTCAACAAGCTTTCGAAAAGATGTCTTCTGGTTACTACTTGGGTGAATTGCTACGTCTAGTCTTGGTTGACTTGCACTCTCAAGGTTTCATCTTCCAGGGTCAAGACTTGACCAAGTTGAACACTCCTTACATTATGGACACTTCTTACCCATCCAAGATCGAGGATGATCCATTTGAGAACTTGGAAGACACTGATGACTTGTTCAGCAAAGATTTGGGTATCAAGACTACTTCTCCTGAACGTAAGTTGATCAGACGTCTATGTGAGTTGATCGGTACTAGATCCGCCAGATTGTCTGTTTGTGGTATTGCTGCCATCTGTCAAAAGAGAGGTTATGAAACTGCTCACATTGCTGCTGATGGTTCcgtcttcaacaaatacccaggtttcaaagaaagagccgctgaaggtttgaaagatatctACGGCTGGAAGAACGTTAAGCCAAGTGAATACCCAATCAAGATCGTGCCATCTGAAGATGGTTCTGGTGCTGGTGCCGCTATCATTGCCGCTCTAACCGAAAAGAGACTTGCTGCTGGTAAGTCTGTTGGTGTCCTTGAATCTaaatga
- the FLR1 gene encoding Flr1p, which yields MYTDSYRNTFFVDVLEYFRWTSTFKDMGAVVPGQSSAVSTDLEALKQVPSVTNGAASDSSESQSAEKEVSQEKDPFLVEFSGPDDPEHPHNWSTGKRTAVIIQVMLLTSVTYMGSSIYTPGQEQIQQEFNVGHVVGTLNLSMYVLGYGLGPIFFSPLSEFAKIGRQPLYIITFFLFAMLQIGTALVKNIAGLVILRFITGILCSPSLATGGATVGDIVPPDYVPLFIGLWSVGAVSAPVVGPLLGAAMVDAKDWRWIFWLLMWLASATLIVLVFFFPETSEDSILYRRAIRLRRITGDDRYYTAKAKSEDRLSLKEIMVIALYRPFEIIVKEPIVAAIDIYIALCYGTFYLFFEAFPIVFGGIYHFTLIEIGLAFMGFCVGCVIAYAICIVFLMKVVAKKAKNDKFTPETFMILAMATCLCLPLSLFLFGWAAGVHWILPIIAELFFVIGLFNLFQASFAYLAISYPKYLASVFAGNGVCRAGFACAFPLFGKAMYDNLAIDGYPVAWGSSILGFFSIALAAIPFLLYKYGPYLRSKSKFTG from the coding sequence ATGTACACAGATAGCTATAGGAACACTTTTTTCGTCGATGTGCTGGAATATTTCAGATGGACTAGCACATTCAAGGATATGGGCGCCGTGGTGCCAGGACAGAGTAGCGCAGTCTCTACGGATTTGGAAGCATTAAAACAAGTACCCTCAGTGACGAATGGTGCTGCTAGTGATAGTTCTGAGTCGCAAAGTGCTGAGAAAGAGGTTTCACAGGAAAAGGATCCTTTTTTAGTTGAATTTTCTGGTCCAGATGATCCAGAACATCCTCACAATTGGTCTACGGGGAAACGAACAGCTGTTATAATCCAAGTGATGTTGCTGACGTCTGTAACTTATATGGGATCATCGATTTACACTCCAGGGCAAGAGCAGATCCAACAAGAATTCAATGTTGGTCACGTGGTCGGCACTTTGAACTTATCGATGTATGTGCTTGGTTATGGTTTGGGTcccatcttcttctcgcCATTGTCtgaatttgccaagattgGTCGTCAACCTTTGTACATTATTACATTCTTTTTGTTTGCAATGTTGCAGATCGGTACGGCTTTGGTAAAAAATATTGCCGGATTGGTGATTCTACGGTTTATCACAGGTATCCTATGTTCTCCTTCATTGGCTACTGGCGGTGCCACTGTGGGTGATATCGTTCCTCCCGATTACGTTCCTTTGTTTATCGGTTTGTGGTCGGTTGGTGCAGTTTCCGCTCCAGTAGTTGGACCTTTACTCGGTGCGGCAATGGTTGACGCGAAGGACTGGCGTTGGATCTTCTGGCTGCTCATGTGGTTAGCCTCTGCTACTCTGATCGTGCTGgtattcttcttcccagAAACAAGCGAAGATTCTATCTTGTATCGTCGTGCCATTAGACTCAGAAGAATAACCGGAGATGACAGGTACTATACTGCGAAGGCAAAGAGCGAGGACAGATTGAGTCTCAAGGAAATCATGGTGATTGCACTTTACAGACCTTTTGAGATCATTGTGAAGGAACCAATCGTAGCTGCTATCGATATCTACATCGCGCTGTGTTACGGGACATTTTACCTCTTTTTCGAAGCTTTCCCCATTGTGTTTGGTGGAATTTATCATTTCACCCTAATCGAAATTGGTCTAGCCTTTATGGGATTCTGCGTTGGTTGTGTTATCGCGTATGCCATCTGTATAGTATTCCTGATGAAAGTGGTAGCTAAGAAAGCTAAGAACGACAAATTCACTCCGGAAACTTTCATGATACTTGCCATGGCCACATGTTTGTGTTTGCCCCTCTCACTATTCCTCTTTGGTTGGGCAGCTGGAGTGCACTGGATTTTACCCATCATAGCCGAACTCTTTTTCGTGATCGGATTATTCAACCTATTCCAGGCTTCCTTCGCCTACCTTGCCATCTCGTACCCCAAGTATCTGGCCTCTGTGTTTGCAGGAAATGGTGTGTGCCGTGCAGGGTTCGCTTGTGCGTTCCCCTTATTCGGTAAAGCCATGTACGATAATTTGGCCATCGACGGCTACCCAGTCGCATGGGGCTCCTCGATACTAGGTTTCTTCTCGATCGCCCTCGCGGCAATCCCCTTCCTACTATACAAGTACGGACCTTACCTACGTAGCAAGTCCAAGTTCACCGGTTGA